Part of the Triplophysa rosa linkage group LG21, Trosa_1v2, whole genome shotgun sequence genome is shown below.
ATTCTATCTTCATAAGCCGTGTGTCCACCGAAGCGTTTACGGCTGCGGCCGGCGTGTGTTGGTTTCAGCGCTAACGctgtgcttttaaaaaaaagccatcagttgACGTTTTTTTTCCGCTCAgcgctggtgctatgcgtttttcccacgatcagcgccggcgttcgactgggcgcccagagttgaaaaatgcttaactttgggcagaacgctgcacttgcagcgggcgttttcagccgagctcctgccatcttcagccgcgtaaatgcgcctcggtggacacagccccttaatAATTATATTTGCTGAATGACAGATCAATAACTTCACGGTTTAAAGAAATGATAGAATACATTGTTGTATGCATGTTGACAACATATGATAAGCATTAGACATTTATCGGATTAACAAAAGTGGCCAATTCACACAGTGTCTGTCAGTTCCAAAATCAGAACTAATATCGATcggtttatttatttggcaAACATGCTACATGTTAAACCACTACAGTTTGTCCACGTACACAAAAAACCCCAGCAGAGTTGTGTCTAAAACGCTTAAAAAGAAGTGGCTTTGAGCTCGACAGCTTGTAGCAAAACAATTATGTGAGCAAAATGTTATTATGATTGTGTCACCATAAAACTCTCACATAAAGGAGAACTGCAATTTTTCAACTGATAAAACAATTATACTGAAGGACCTTCAACCAAGAGCTTAGATGCCTGTCTATAATACACACAGAGAACAATAGAAACCTCCACGGCCTGAACAAGCACTTGCAAACTTTTTGTCTAAGTGTAAGCGTCATGTGGTAATGTACAGTTCTACAGGAGAATGCAAAATAAGCATCCAGCAAAATAAAGCGAGAGGAATGTGTGTGAGCCGGAGGAAAGCATGCTGAGGAATGGTGTAGATTAGTTAGGTTTCGGACAGAAATACTGTCCATGCTTTATTAATAACGTCTGTTTACAGCTCAGAGGTTAACAGGTCAAACCATACAGAGTTCAACCCGTTAGCCCATTtacttcaatacacatttttattctaaaTGATCAAAAATGTGTTATTCAGTCGTGTGTGAATAAGCGTGAGGGAAATGTAAAAAGGCATCTTACGCGTTTGAGGTCTGGACGTCCTGCCAGCTTTTCGTGATGTTCTGTTTGAGCTCGCTCAGAGGGCTGAGACCCAGTTTGCGCTTCAACTCAGCAGCGTGACGCTCTTTAGCTGACAGCACCTGACGCAAGGTGTACATCTCCTCCTCCACCTGATATCAGAACATCACGTTTTGTTTAAGAATTAAAGGTAAATGCAAAGGCagctaaataaatacatgaagtTCTGAtgattatattttgatatcGGAGAGGATAAAAGACGATACTGTGCAGTGGCTCTTGATGTTCACCTTGGTGAGCTCCAACCTCAGTTCCTCTGCCTCCTCCTCTGTTAATCCAGGAGGAAGAGTCACTGGACTCACAGCCACAGCTCCTCTCTCCTCCGGCACATCTGAGAGAGAGTCAGAGCCCAGGCCTTTATGTGGAGAGTTCAAATTGATATCTATACatttgaaagagagagagatgagataGTTAGAGGTACGTGTTATTTTTGACACCTGGGGCACCtaaataaatagcaaaaaatatatattgtagaggccacattttattattattattattttttgggaaaaatcttgttttctcagattattatatttactgtagatcATACTGTAGAAAATGTAGCTGAAGTTACATTTGAAGGTTACATAAAAGGTTATTTTCTCATCTTAAGAAAAGGATCAAAGATTCTTTTGAACACAGTATTATTAATGGTCTCATAATGATTACAATTTACATAATTGTATTGTAACCATCAACAAACAACCCACATGAAACTCATATAATTGATGTTCCTGATTTACATGTAGGTAACACCGGAAGGAATAGCAGGACTAATATCAGACTCTCTTGAACACTAGTTACATTAGAATACAAATCGTGTTTTTTTCACATATTgttatttcaattcaattcaattttatttatgtagcgcttttcaccatgtggattgttccaaagcagctttacaggagaaaataagaaaaacacagaaaaggtcaaacaaAGCACAGTGCattgtgtttatagaacaagcatgatcattctagtaaataatatctaaataaatgcagtctcccggtgagcaagcaagccaacaatgccctgtggcgaggtacccaaactccaatgacaaataaatggagaaaaaaaaactttgggagaaaccagtctcagccggaagggccaggtctcctctgaggtgtcacagctgcactcagtgactttgattaaaagttactatGAGTAAAAGTTTATGAAGaatagggagagcttattagttgtgatttagaaagtttcatttgttgaaactgtataggtctaatttggtcttattttttgatcatatcagacaacagaggagtgttataagcagggaaaatagtaatggcataatgtaactgagtgcagctataactccaaactgctgtcatgtgatgtaagcattgtaaatttagcattattGTGACAAGTATTTCTAAGAagattgttttgtatttgttgttATTTGCGCTTAGTGCATTACACATGAATAACAGAACCATTTAATATTTATACGTGTAAACGAATGATCAAAGGTTTTAAAGTGTGCAGACTAATCGACGCGAACCCTTCCCCATAAAGGGCtcggcatactacattcgaaatcgaaaaacgaccatctgtgacctgatttcgaacaaaatctggtccgaacgacaattcgtttcactagttcgccgcagcaaaccaaacaactttccgggaaagttcgtgttggccggtaaacaccctcgagccaccattggtccatggccattacgtaataggtgggtgtgttatgtAGCTCCGCCTGGTCTGTGGGAAATAACGCGTCATTTTATTTAGCTGAGCTGAGGTCAGATAAGGTCTACATAAAAAACCGATAACATTTGAGCAGCATGAATGCTTTTTAATGTGGCGTAGCAGAGGCTAtttgttggattgttcgaaaacactataccgtctctcaacgttttcgagcttcgttttacctccaaacgcagaacgaaagcgcaattcgcccGTACTATGCCGAGCCCTTAACCCTTCAATGACCCTCAACACAACCTGTGACAAAAAAACGGACATAAACACCCAGCGTCAGTTACTTTTAACGTAACATGCAATGTTAACGTTAAAGCCAGTCAACACCCAAAACATATGTGTTCTATGCAAACATTGCATATAATAAACAACCATCAAGTTTACGCCCCGTTTGTATTTGTGCACTCACATGCTGTTCATTTTACGGCCGTAATTATtggaatatattatattatattattggaGACCTGAAATTAAAGAAAATTATCAAAACAATGTACATGAGGTTTTAAATCGAATCACCAAAACTGAACCAAACACCAAGCAAGGGTGTCATCTATGGTGGGAAGATGTAAATTGAATTTATCCAACACAAACACCTGCACTCAGCCTGTTTTTCGCAGTACATTAGCGGTTCGGTTCAGTGCAGTAACCCGATCGCCTACGCTGCCCTGCGCTCCCATTCACCATCATCGGCCACGCGCCTGGAGAGCCACAAATAAAAGGCGTAACTACAATTACACTAACTTAAATTACACGGGGAAGCAATAAGCAATGAACGTGTGCCAATCCCAGCCACGCGACAATGTGTCCCGTTCACTTGTTTTGTTTACCTTGATTCGCGGAATCCATGTCGTCAAAAACGTGTGCTTTTAATCTTCAGAACGTCGTCTTGACAGTTTCGCGGTTTGATGTGCTGTGCACAAACGTAAGAGATGCTTAGATACGCGCCTTCGATCAAAACATCCACAAACGCAATACGTTGTGACAAGCCAACAGAAGAACCCGAGCGATCACTGCCCAGTTCAGCGGTTGTGGCAGCTCGGTGATGGGTTTTCTTCCGGCGCGCTGGGATGACGTGTAGTGTGCGCCTAACAGCGATCGGCTCggtctgtttttttattattattcatcaATAGGGTAAATTACAATATGTAATAGTACAAATTTGTATAATGcaaataaccaaaacaaaataaaacaaaaaaacacatcagtcatacatctaaaacattaaGATTTTTTTCCAGTAGCCGAGATGTCTTAACAGCTTTGCTATCGTTTCGCAATAATATTAAAGAATcataaaaaatctttatattGGCTCTGTCTGTTTGTAAATCAGAAAGACAAACAAATTCACACGTATTtgattaattttattattatttttgaatattttaatgtCCAATTTTACGTTCTATATCCATACATGTAAAATTTCTGACGGAAAACcatgctttaaatgattctTCActtagaaatgaaaattctttcatcatttattcaccttcgagttgttccaaatctgaacacatttctttgttctgatgaacacggagaaagacattttgaagaatgtaggacagcaaacagttctggggcacttttgagtACCATCGTAGTTTTTCcttatatggtagtcaatggaggcaaaatatgtctggttataagcattcttccaaatatctttctctgtgttcatcagaacaaagaaatttatacagatttggaacaactcgaaggtcagtaaatgaagacagaattttaatttttaagtgAAGAATCACTTTAAAGCTTGTCATTTTCTACAGGCAACTATTTCCATGTGTTTATAGTACTTCGCTTATTCGCCCtagcaaactttttatttttatttacgtttttgttatttctttgttttcttatACATATACTACGTGTATTGCTCATAATATTGTTATTCCATAAAAAAACTGGCAAAagtaaagaaatgaaaaaaaaaatgcttatacattttacatttattttacacgaCAAAAGCATGCCATAATAGTACAAAAATGGACTCTTGCGTTCATAAATCATTTAACTGTTATAGGCCAAACTAAGCACAGCTTTTATTGTGCAGGCtttgttttattctggatgtgcaAACAAACTGGCAAAAATATACCAAGTAGTTTTAAGGCACATTTAAggatttgatttatttaaaaaatcaaatatATAACTTTGATATAAAGGAAACTGATGAATGTCGAATGAAACATTAATGACCATCTGTAAAATCTGTAAATGACAGTGAAGTAGAAAAACTAAGACAGAAAAGATAACGttagtttgtatttatttatttagccaaaaACTCTTCTCTTTCACAAAGCATAACTTACCAAGAATCAAACTGTTGGAGTCTTATAGATCACTtcgcaaaatgtaaacactggtccagaagtgtctcgtttcatttgtatttattttttattttaaaccttaaagatatttgtttaacatttgatTCGGTTGTTAATGTTTTGttggttgtgttttgttcaAAATGTTGTGCAGTGTGAAAAAACTGAAACACAAAGTTCTTCTGGATCAGCATTACGTCTTCTGAAGTTGCCTATAATGTATCTAATACAACACTACTGTAAAACACTCGATTTTACATTAGCCATCCATCTCATGACAACCATATCTAAGAAGGGTCCAGTAAATGTAGATTTGGGATGGTTTACTAATCTagagggggtgggggggggggggtactGATCTTATCTTGGACTTATATTATCTTATTATCTTGGAACAACCGATGGTTCTGTAGAATTGCCATTGACACTGCCAGTCAATAGAAGACAAACTAGACATAATTGAGATGCGCCTCATTAAAATGGATCACACAGGGTTTGCATCAGGAAACGGAGGAGATATCCCACTGCTTTGAGCCGAGCGGTCACTTCCTTTTGGCGAGAGCGTTGAGCCAGAGAAAGAGAAGCTGAGATGCATAGACTCACTGGTGACCGCCTGCGGCTGCTGTCCTTCTAGAGCAGAGCTCACAGGTGTGCCAGTCTGGAGAGATTTGGTAGAGATGACCACAAAGTAAGCagagattttataagaatgaataaaaacaaaccttGGAGCCACCAGAAGTCTGGCTGCTCGAAATCGTTTTTCTGTTGATGTGGGGAGACTAAGTTAAAATGGGTCAAAAAGCTCTACAGTAAATTTTTGCTAAGCTTAAGGTACCCAAGTATTCTAATTAAAGTTTGTCTTTTCACGTTAAACAAGCCGAGTGTAAAACAGCAGAGTGCCAGTTAGAACGATGTCATTGTTTAGTTATGATCTATGTTACTCCCaaacaataaaagaaataaaggaTAAGCTGAGCAAAGAATCAGTTGAGAAACATGGCAGGATGTTCAAAACACTGGTTCAGCATTATTAGGATTGGGCTGGTACCTGGTGACTGTGCCTCCTCACCGCCACTATATACAAATGAGACACTGAATGCTTCCCCACACTCGCTGTAGGATGACCAGAAAGCCCAGGAAGTAAAGGATGAGGGTGACAGCCTGAGGAAAGGTGGAAATGAAGATACGCAAACACTGATATTTCAATAGAAATATTACAGGAGATGACCTAAGACCTAACCAAACTGTGAtgctgaataaaaatgaaactgagtTCTCAACGAATGGAAAGTGATAGCAATGATGACCATGATGCTGGTGACTTGGCTAAGCAGTTCAGCAGATTGTGGCTGATGATGGTCATGGCCAGttgaaaaatgtatacataacatgtttttttaccgTGAATGTTTTTAAACTTCAGATGCATATGTAAAGCGATATGAATGTACCTGCTGGGTGCTAAACCCATGCCTCTCACACACATGCTCCTTTCTGACATCTGAACAGATGTCTGCTTGTTCCCATGTATTCTCAGTTGTTTCTTGGTTATGGTTTCTCATGTCCGAGTCCTCTAATTTTAGATCCTGGTCTGGTTCAGGATCAGGTTCTGGGGTTGGCACTGGTGCAGGTTCACACTCGGGTTCTGGTTCATCAGGTGTCTCCTCCACTTCCTCTTCAACTGTAATGTTACCAGCATTAACTTGAAAGATTCTGGCTTAATAAGAATAACAGCATTTTTGATTGATCAGAAAAGCTAAGAAACTGGGTGTCTGATGCTCACACATTATGAAATCTAGCTGATGGAGCGCTCGCTCCTCTTCTTTAAAATCCACCTTGTAGTGGTCCATATTCTCATATCCAGGTTCCAGGGTCTCCAGAGTGAAGTAAGTAGAGGCTTTACAAACCCTTCAGATTAAATGAAAGATACTGTTGAATGTTAGTTCAATGTTTCTTCCACAATCATGCACATGCCAACAATTAACAGACTTAAGCAGCCATGAGTGTTTTACAAGctttacatttaaatgctgaacaatttagaaagaaaaatattaaagaaacatttcttaaatatgTTGAGTCACTTACTTCTCAATTAGATCTTTTGAGGTctagaagaaagaaaaatgaataaaaaaagagaaatataaaaactaaatataagaaaatagacttataaataaaaaaaatgtcacagagtttgTGGTACCTGCACAAAAGATGCCATCTCTGGCTCTTCAATAGCATTAAGTGCTGCCTGTACCAGTTTTGAGTTTGTGTCTAGATGGCTACTGCATGTCTGCACTAAAGATTGGGTCCAGCCAGTCTTTTCCTCCTCCTCATAGGTTATTTGTTGAGTCATGATCTTACGACGTTCGTCCAGAATAGCGCTCATGCAATCAAACTTCTCACATAGAATCTGCTTTTGGATCCTGCTGTTCTCCTGTTAGAGGAACGTAGCCAACAATACTtcacatttgaatgacaaacgCATATatgttagggctgtcaaacgactaatcgcgattaatcgcatccaaaataaaagtttgtgtttacgtaatttatgtcggtatactgtgctaattaattttgtatttatgaacacatacacataaatgcatttattttagaaaaatataaaatataacaattaataaacatttatttagaatttaaattattggtaaatataaattaatacatttaaatatttcctaaatatatagacaagtatgtgtatgttttgtgtttataaatacaaaattaatatgcactgtacacagatatatatgatgtaaacacaaacttttattctggatgcgattaatcgcgattaatcgtttgacagccctaatatactgtatatacatgatATATATAAAAGTAATTTCTTTATTTCAACAAACGTCCACCCAAACCTCTATGTTCCTGCAGATTTCCTCCAGCTCATTAATAAAAGCTTGGACACGGTCATTTGTGGAAACCAAGGCGGCAACTCCATCATTGAGTTCagtctacaaaaataaaaaattgaaactAATGTAAGATTACTCTAAATGGTAAAAGATGCGAAGATAAACTTGACCATGCAAATGTGagcctggaccacaaaaccagtcttaagtagcacgtgtatatttttagtaatagccaacaatacattgtatgggtcaaaatgatagatttttcatttatgccaaaaatcattaagatattgagtaaagatcatgttccatgaagatattttgtaaatttcctaatgtaaatatatcaaaacgttATATTTGTgcgtggatgcagcaaaattgctTAGAAAAATGGCCgtaaacacgcctacaaacaaCGCTCAAgctttggtatctatgtaaagct
Proteins encoded:
- the tpd52l2b gene encoding tpd52 like 2b isoform X3, which gives rise to MDSANQDINLNSPHKGLGSDSLSDVPEERGAVAVSPVTLPPGLTEEEAEELRLELTKVEEEMYTLRQVLSAKERHAAELKRKLGLSPLSELKQNITKSWQDVQTSNAYKKTQETLSQAGQKTSAAFSTVGTAISRKLGDMRALPFSNSFGSNYSIRHSISMPAMRNSPTFKSFEDRVENLKYKVVGGNANGESAHSPNDSNPVQDNAPF
- the tpd52l2b gene encoding tpd52 like 2b isoform X5; protein product: MDSANQDINLNSPHKGLGSDSLSDVPEERGAVAVSPVTLPPGLTEEEAEELRLELTKVEEEMYTLRQVLSAKERHAAELKRKLGLSPLSELKQNITKSWQDVQTSNAYLSASSTLDDIANSEVYKKTQETLSQAGQKTSAAFSTVGTAISRKLGDMRNSPTFKSFEDRVENLKYKVVGGNANGESAHSPNDSNPVQDNAPF
- the tpd52l2b gene encoding tpd52 like 2b isoform X6 — translated: MDSANQDINLNSPHKGLGSDSLSDVPEERGAVAVSPVTLPPGLTEEEAEELRLELTKVEEEMYTLRQVLSAKERHAAELKRKLGLSPLSELKQNITKSWQDVQTSNAYKKTQETLSQAGQKTSAAFSTVGTAISRKLGDMRNSPTFKSFEDRVENLKYKVVGGNANGESAHSPNDSNPVQDNAPF
- the trim101 gene encoding tripartite motif containing 101, translating into MSLPLDMRSYHRDSLGTLEKQLICPICLEVFTKPVVILPCLHNLCRKCANELYQPSLLKVGVGRFCCPSCRHEVVLDRHGVYGLQRNLLVENIIDVYKQESASSKPPPKPLAQLTCEEHDDEKLNIYCITCQVPTCSLCKVFGAHKNCQVTPLSDVYEQQKTELNDGVAALVSTNDRVQAFINELEEICRNIEENSRIQKQILCEKFDCMSAILDERRKIMTQQITYEEEEKTGWTQSLVQTCSSHLDTNSKLVQAALNAIEEPEMASFVQTSKDLIEKVCKASTYFTLETLEPGYENMDHYKVDFKEEERALHQLDFIMFEEEVEETPDEPEPECEPAPVPTPEPDPEPDQDLKLEDSDMRNHNQETTENTWEQADICSDVRKEHVCERHGFSTQQAVTLILYFLGFLVILQRVWGSIQCLICI
- the tpd52l2b gene encoding tpd52 like 2b isoform X4 → MDSANQDINLNSPHKGLGSDSLSDVPEERGAVAVSPVTLPPGLTEEEAEELRLELTKVEEEMYTLRQVLSAKERHAAELKRKLGLSPLSELKQNITKSWQDVQTSNAYKKTQETLSQAGQKTSAAFSTVGTAISRKLGDMRALPFSNSFGNYSIRHSISMPAMRNSPTFKSFEDRVENLKYKVVGGNANGESAHSPNDSNPVQDNAPF